The genomic region AAATTTTACTTCTCTTAAATCGTGTTGATATCCACAACGATAATGAAGCATTTCACCAAATACATTTTGCTTAACCATATGGAGTACTGCCATCACATCTCTTCTAAAATTTACATTCTCCAAAAACATCATATGGGTACCAGTAGCCTCGTGTGTATTTACTAAATCCCAACATTCTTCTATAGTTTGAGAAGCCGAAACTTCAAGTCCGGCATAAACCCCTGCTTTCATTGCGGCTACAGCCATTTTGGTATGCCATAACCAGGGTGTCGCAATTATGACTGCGTCTACATCGGGAGCATCCAAAAGGTTAAGATAATCATTCTCGTCTTTACCAAAAATCATCGGTTTTTTACGCCCGTCTTTTTTAAGTAGTTCCAGAGCAATATCGATACGTTTAGGATCGATATCACAAATTGCGGTAATCTCAGTATCCTTACGGTGAACTGCATTGTTAAGATGATTGGTTCCTCTTAGCCCAACACCTATAAACGCTATTTTTAAACGATCTGTTGCCGGTTTAGGATTAAAAGGAAATACCAGGTTTGGTGCAAGGCTAATCCCTGCCCCTATTACTGCCGATCTCTTGATAAAATTTCTTCTTGACTTCATTCCTTAATATTTTAAAAAAATAGATGTTTAGTTGTTTATGATTTCATCAAATTGATTTAAATCAATACTTGGTTCCTTATAACTTGGGACTCTTTTAAAAACAGTTCCAGGTGTAACTTCAGAATTAAAAAAACCACAATTCTTTAGATAGAAGCCATAGTCTTCACTCCCACCTCCATAATCCAATCTTCTACCTGCTTTTGCAGTAGCATCTACCGTAAAGGTGGCTTCAGTGATCTCTGTCCAGGCCCCATTAGTATCATAAACCCATTGGTTTTTATAAAAAGCTTTACGTTCCTGATTACCTGTATTAGGGTTGAAGTTTTCTAAGAAAGAATAAAAACCTTTTAAATAACTACTGGTCTGCGGCCTTCTAAAAGAAGCGATAAGCTGCCATTCTCCTAATTCTGGTGCATAAAAATATGCGGTATAGTCTGAAGACCCCTTTACCGAAGGTTCTCCTTTAAGCAAGAATTTATAGGTACTTCCTGTACGCCAGTCGTATACCAAATGGCTATGGCCACCAGAACCTTCATTTCCAAACTCCCCGGCATTTACAGCTTCTCCCTTTTTTAAAAGAATTATACGCTGATCTTCGGGAATTTGTGAAGGATCATCGGTTACATAAGGGCTCCATACCGAAAAAATTACTCTACGCTCTTTTTCGCTGTTTACCTGAATGCCAAAATATCCATAATTAAAACCATCGGCCGTAAAATAAGAACCTATTTTATCCTGCCCTTGCGGAACTTCTATTTCACTATAGAAATAAAGTAACTCCTTGTCTTCTGGAATGGTAAAATTTAAATGATCCGAAGGACCACGACGTCCAAAATAAAAGTTTTCGCTCTCTTTTATAAAAGTTACCTCAGAGGAAGCAACACTTCCTCCCAATAAAATTTCCTGTACGTCTGCAACATAATTACCTGTTTTGTGCTTTGCCTTTAGTTCTAAAGTGTGATAACCCGAAGCTACCTCTTCAAACTCAGCAACCCCAATATCTTTATAGGTAGCGTTGGATAATTTTAATTCCCGCACATTCCCATCTAAAAGCACCTGAATATCTGTTAGACCTTCGGGAACTTTAACAGATAAGCCTATCTGTAAATTTCCACTTTGCGAGGTAGCGAAATAAGTTTGGAGAATATCATCTGTAGATGTCCAATTATGAATTCCGGTATCAAAAACCAGAGCCTTCGTTTTCTCAGGACTATTTTTTATCCAGGAATTCCCTCCGGCAGGAATACGGGTGGTAAAATTATATACAATTTCTTCATAATCTTTATTTTCCTTATCGCTTTGATTACAGCTAAACACAAGAAAACTAAGGATTAAACAATAAAGGCTGTTAAATGAAAAAATCTGTTTATGCCTATAAAAATCAGTCATTTTGTATCAAACTTGGTTGAACATTTATTTGCGCTTCCGGGATATACTCAATAACCCGATTAGCGCTGGCCGGAATTTCAAAACGAGGATTGTTTCCATTTAAATGTGTACCGGGGTAGCGTCTGTTCATTGTTCGTCCATTACGAAAAACATCAAATTTACGATGGCCTTCATAAGCAAGTTCCATCCTGCGCTCTTGTAAAACCACATCCAGAATATTCATCCCGTCAGGAAAGTTAGATACATCATCATAGGCTGCTATGCCTGCCCGGGTACGTATCACATTTACATCATCCAGTGCATTCCCAACCTGATTCAATTTCGCATATGCTTCAGCTCGGTTTAAGTACATCTCTGCTAAACGCGATACTACCGGAGACCATAATTGAGGTACGTCATCCTGCAATGAACATTTCAGAATAAAAAATTTAGGATACCCATTACGTTTTACCATGTCGTAATCCTTAATTACATATTGCTTACTACCAGATGTTGTGGTATAAAAATAAAGTGTTTGCGACCCGTTTTCTTCATCAGAAACTAAATAATCTGTTCCATTGTCTGAAAAATAAGTCTTACCTCCCTGCTCAAAAGTTCTTTTAAATACATATTGATAATTTTCATTTATCCAATACACTACTGGAATTCGATCTCCATTATCATCAGTAAGATATTGCGGATCAATAAATTCTAATCTTTTATCTGAAGGATTTTTTCGTAACAGGTTAAGAAAATCACTTGATGCATACATTTCTCCCCATCCGCTGCCAAGTATATTTGCATAAAGTGACCCCACTGTATAATATCCATGATTATAATCTGATTCTTCTAAGAATTTGAAACAAAAAATAGTTTCGGGATTATCATCTGGATTGAGCCTGGTATAATCAGGAAGTTGATCTGTAGAAAGCAAATTATATCTACCCGAAGAAATCACTTTATTGGCGTATTCAATAGATTTTTGATTTTCTTCCATATACAAATACACTCTGGACAACAGCGCCTGAGCTGCTTCCTTTGTGGCATAGCTATTAGATTTATTTACACTCATTAAAGATTCAGCCTTTAACAGATCGGCCAACACCTGATCGTATACCTCCCCTACGGTGTTTCGATCTGGTAGATCATCTATTTGCGAGCTCAATTTTAAAGGTACCCCTAAATTATCCCGTCCCTGGTTATAAGGTCTTCCAAAAACATTTACCAGTTCAAAATAGGCATAAGCTCTTAAATAATAATTTTCTCCAATGAGCTGATCTGTTTCTTCAGACTCTCCTTCAGTAGTCAGCGCTATCATTTTATTACATCCCACAATAGCCTGATATCCTGAGGTCCAAAAATTATTTACACGACCGCTAGTTGCTAAATTATTGTAATTATACGTAAAAAATAATGCATCTGTTGTAGTACCACTCAAGGCAACGTTATCCCCCGGGTATTCTGCTATTCGATGAAATTGAGAAGCAAAGCCATTTCCGTCGGCATCACCTTTTAAAATGGCATAATTTCCCAGCGTTGCTGCGGCTATTCCTCCCTCTCCGGATAATAATTCTTCTGAGGCAATTGAATCGTAGGGAAATCTTTCAACCTCACAACTCATAAGAGTCAGACTGATGAATAGAAGTATTAGTATATTTTTCATTTTATTGGTTTTTTAGATTAAAATGACACGTTTAGTCCAAAGGCTAAACGTTTTGAAACTGGATACTGGGAACTAGCATAGCCATCGATCCCTACTTCAGGATCTGTACCTGAAAAATCTGTAAGGGTAAGCAAATTATCTCCGGTGATATACAGCTCAAAACTGCCCAGTTTGAGATTGTTTAACCATACTTTTGGAAAGCTATATCCCAAACGGATGTTTCGCATTCTTAAGTAACTTGCGTCCTCAAGATATCTCGAAGAGGTTTTGTTAGAAAGGTTATTCCCTCCATAAAGTGCCTGAGGATGAGTAGCCATATCGCCAGGCTCTTCCCATCTGCTCCAGCCGTCTTGTAACACTTGTTGGTTATAGGTTGGGTAGGCACCATCTGCATCATACAATTCCCTACTCGAGTGATAAATGTAGCCTCCTTTTGAGAAATTGAAGTTGGCGCTAAGGGAAAAACCTTTATAATGCATCATTGAACTAAAACCGCCATAAAAATCGGGAGTAGATGTTCCTACGATCTGTTTGGTTGCTGCATTATAGTCTGTAGTTTCGCTGCGCTCGCCGTTCTCTGGGTCTACTACCTCCCAAAGTGGGCTACCCGTATCTGGATCTACTCCCAGCCATTTACGCATAAACCAGGTATTATAGTCCTCTCCTACTCTAGATAACTTAGTGCCCCGATCTATATCTGCATCTTCAAATAACTCGGTTACCTCATTGCTGTTTGTTCCAATATTCCCGGTAAGTGTCCAACCAAATCCATTTTGAGTATGGGGAAAAATAGTTACTGAAAGATTGGCTTCAAAACCTTTATTCTCCACCCCTCCAATATTTTCATAATAGCCATTATACCCGCTGGTTGATGGCAGACTCACATAGTATAGTAAATCTGAGGTATCTTTATTATAATACTCCAACGACAAAGCTATCCGGTCATAGAATCGCGTATCTATACCAATATTGGTTTGATAAGATATTTCCCAGGCTAAGTCATCATTACCATATTGATATGGTGAAGGAGCAGCAAGACCGTTATAGGTACTCTGCAGACTGTATAAATCGTATTGAGGATATAATGCTGCAGGCCTGTTACCTACCGCACCATAACTGGCTCT from Zunongwangia profunda SM-A87 harbors:
- a CDS encoding DUF3472 domain-containing protein, which produces MFSCNQSDKENKDYEEIVYNFTTRIPAGGNSWIKNSPEKTKALVFDTGIHNWTSTDDILQTYFATSQSGNLQIGLSVKVPEGLTDIQVLLDGNVRELKLSNATYKDIGVAEFEEVASGYHTLELKAKHKTGNYVADVQEILLGGSVASSEVTFIKESENFYFGRRGPSDHLNFTIPEDKELLYFYSEIEVPQGQDKIGSYFTADGFNYGYFGIQVNSEKERRVIFSVWSPYVTDDPSQIPEDQRIILLKKGEAVNAGEFGNEGSGGHSHLVYDWRTGSTYKFLLKGEPSVKGSSDYTAYFYAPELGEWQLIASFRRPQTSSYLKGFYSFLENFNPNTGNQERKAFYKNQWVYDTNGAWTEITEATFTVDATAKAGRRLDYGGGSEDYGFYLKNCGFFNSEVTPGTVFKRVPSYKEPSIDLNQFDEIINN
- a CDS encoding RagB/SusD family nutrient uptake outer membrane protein, translating into MKNILILLFISLTLMSCEVERFPYDSIASEELLSGEGGIAAATLGNYAILKGDADGNGFASQFHRIAEYPGDNVALSGTTTDALFFTYNYNNLATSGRVNNFWTSGYQAIVGCNKMIALTTEGESEETDQLIGENYYLRAYAYFELVNVFGRPYNQGRDNLGVPLKLSSQIDDLPDRNTVGEVYDQVLADLLKAESLMSVNKSNSYATKEAAQALLSRVYLYMEENQKSIEYANKVISSGRYNLLSTDQLPDYTRLNPDDNPETIFCFKFLEESDYNHGYYTVGSLYANILGSGWGEMYASSDFLNLLRKNPSDKRLEFIDPQYLTDDNGDRIPVVYWINENYQYVFKRTFEQGGKTYFSDNGTDYLVSDEENGSQTLYFYTTTSGSKQYVIKDYDMVKRNGYPKFFILKCSLQDDVPQLWSPVVSRLAEMYLNRAEAYAKLNQVGNALDDVNVIRTRAGIAAYDDVSNFPDGMNILDVVLQERRMELAYEGHRKFDVFRNGRTMNRRYPGTHLNGNNPRFEIPASANRVIEYIPEAQINVQPSLIQND